Proteins encoded in a region of the Ignavibacteriales bacterium genome:
- a CDS encoding TonB-dependent receptor, producing the protein MRRTSTERKQSTTLLRPLGLMSSVSRVMLGLLLLCSVSSSAFGQGYGTITGRIYDGADGTALPGANVLVKGTAKGAATNNDGKFRINQIAQGKITLVVRYLGYETAEREVIVKADQTEDLEVALKSTVIQQNEVVVTAQMKGQQAAINQQLTSMTISNVVARDRIQELPDNNAAESIGRLPGVSIQRDAGEGSKVIMRGMSPKYNPITIEGQKIPATDAVDRSVDLTMISSEMLSGIEVTKANTPDKDGDAIGGTVNFEMKKADAGWQTRARLEGGYSSQDKSYQNFRGSLSASNRFFNDALGVLMEGNFQRAHRPSDEFAASYSVNNTVVKIDNTSLVDRFETRDRFGGNMILDYGFSKGFIKMSTLYSRTERDETQRRVRYQISTSITENSLRKRFVNIDLLTNVLAGEYNFDFMKANWSTNYASTRQETPFQHDSRFEEQGAFNSQVVDQGPEKAIAQAKNRLDLSYFRYDYITQQWIKDGDFAGQLDFTVPMTLAPDMWAKIKFGGKYKDKRRDVDNAGLETESNGPGNILMKQFPGRFIKTTDGRDLMSYMNFVDDSFKAENFLNGRYNFLNALSVDKLQSFYEEFKDYRRPSDRRRFYFVDYLAELDDYLAGEKVTAAYAMAEIKWGTWVTVMPGVRYERTVNWYQTRFGEVTRDATTGDVIARSGQDTVGTLSYEDVLPMLHLRFNFTEWADLRLAVTKSISRPDYQNLVPRRKIDGDALEAYYGNPYIGRIKAVNYDAALSFYDGRLGLLGVGGFYKIVRDIDYIKQGLIKFYDKADPTRFTTYKLFQPDNLPYDSRVYGFECEIQTNFQFLPSPLDGILLNINFSRIFSKTLLPYTDYSQRDPFPPFRPVAKDTSRVIPMPGQSDRIANVTVGYEKGKFSARLSLIYQSNALAVIGETAEVDGYTDDYKRWDLTLQYKLPWHSSVMLSINNLTNLPDRSYTSAMRYPTEEKYFGWTAELGIRFEL; encoded by the coding sequence CACCGGCCGGATCTATGATGGTGCGGACGGTACTGCGCTCCCGGGTGCGAACGTGCTTGTGAAGGGGACTGCCAAGGGTGCGGCGACGAACAACGACGGGAAGTTCAGAATCAACCAGATTGCGCAGGGGAAGATCACACTCGTGGTTCGCTACCTCGGATACGAGACCGCCGAGCGTGAGGTGATTGTGAAGGCGGATCAGACGGAGGATCTTGAGGTTGCTCTGAAGTCGACGGTGATCCAGCAAAACGAAGTTGTGGTGACTGCCCAGATGAAAGGGCAGCAGGCGGCGATCAACCAGCAGCTTACTTCCATGACAATCTCGAACGTTGTTGCTCGCGACCGGATACAGGAATTGCCTGACAACAACGCCGCGGAGTCTATTGGGCGGTTGCCCGGAGTGTCCATCCAACGTGACGCAGGTGAAGGATCGAAAGTAATCATGCGCGGGATGTCGCCGAAATACAACCCGATAACCATCGAGGGCCAGAAGATTCCCGCCACAGACGCTGTCGATCGGTCCGTCGACCTGACGATGATTTCCTCTGAGATGCTGTCGGGCATCGAAGTCACGAAAGCGAACACGCCGGACAAGGACGGCGATGCTATCGGGGGAACGGTGAATTTCGAAATGAAGAAAGCGGACGCAGGGTGGCAGACACGCGCACGACTTGAGGGGGGGTACTCAAGTCAAGACAAGAGTTATCAGAATTTCCGCGGCAGCCTGAGCGCGAGCAACAGGTTCTTCAATGACGCCCTTGGCGTTCTGATGGAGGGGAACTTTCAGCGCGCCCATCGTCCCTCGGATGAATTCGCGGCCTCCTATTCGGTCAACAACACGGTCGTCAAAATCGACAACACCTCGCTCGTCGATCGATTTGAGACCCGCGATCGATTCGGGGGCAACATGATTCTCGATTACGGGTTCAGCAAGGGATTTATCAAGATGAGCACGTTGTACAGCCGCACAGAGCGGGATGAGACCCAACGGAGAGTCAGGTACCAAATCTCAACATCAATCACTGAAAACTCATTGCGGAAACGGTTTGTTAATATCGATCTTTTGACAAATGTTCTTGCCGGCGAGTACAATTTCGATTTCATGAAAGCGAACTGGAGCACGAACTACGCATCGACCCGCCAGGAGACCCCGTTCCAGCACGATTCACGTTTTGAGGAGCAGGGAGCATTCAACTCTCAGGTTGTCGATCAGGGCCCGGAGAAAGCGATTGCCCAGGCGAAGAACAGGCTCGATCTTTCGTACTTCCGGTATGACTACATCACCCAGCAATGGATCAAGGACGGCGATTTCGCGGGGCAGCTCGACTTCACGGTGCCGATGACGCTTGCGCCGGATATGTGGGCGAAGATCAAATTCGGCGGCAAGTACAAGGACAAGAGACGAGACGTCGACAACGCAGGGCTGGAGACGGAATCGAACGGGCCGGGGAACATCCTCATGAAACAATTTCCGGGGCGTTTCATCAAGACCACGGACGGAAGGGACCTGATGAGCTACATGAACTTCGTCGACGACAGCTTCAAGGCCGAGAATTTTCTCAATGGGCGCTACAATTTCCTGAATGCCCTGTCGGTCGATAAGCTGCAGTCGTTCTACGAAGAGTTCAAAGACTACAGACGTCCTTCAGACCGCAGGCGCTTCTACTTCGTTGACTATCTCGCCGAATTGGACGACTATCTGGCCGGCGAAAAGGTCACCGCCGCATATGCGATGGCCGAGATCAAGTGGGGCACATGGGTGACGGTCATGCCCGGTGTGCGCTACGAGAGGACGGTGAACTGGTATCAGACAAGATTTGGAGAGGTCACAAGAGATGCGACGACCGGCGATGTAATCGCACGTTCCGGCCAGGACACGGTCGGTACGTTGAGTTATGAAGACGTGCTTCCCATGCTCCATCTCCGTTTCAATTTCACCGAATGGGCAGACCTCCGTCTGGCTGTCACGAAGTCAATTTCGAGGCCTGACTATCAAAACCTTGTTCCGCGGAGGAAGATCGACGGCGATGCTCTCGAAGCATATTACGGGAACCCTTACATTGGGCGCATCAAGGCGGTCAACTATGATGCAGCGCTCTCGTTTTACGACGGCCGTCTGGGTCTCCTCGGCGTTGGCGGCTTCTACAAAATTGTCAGGGATATCGACTACATCAAGCAGGGGCTTATCAAGTTCTATGACAAGGCCGATCCGACGAGGTTCACGACCTATAAGCTGTTCCAGCCGGACAACCTCCCCTATGATTCGAGGGTGTACGGCTTCGAATGCGAAATCCAGACAAACTTTCAGTTCCTGCCGAGTCCGCTCGACGGCATTCTCCTGAACATCAATTTCTCAAGGATCTTTTCAAAAACGCTTCTTCCCTACACGGACTACAGTCAACGTGATCCATTCCCTCCGTTCAGGCCGGTTGCCAAGGACACATCCCGCGTTATCCCGATGCCGGGACAATCCGACCGCATCGCGAACGTGACCGTCGGCTATGAAAAGGGCAAATTCTCAGCCAGGCTGTCTCTCATCTATCAGTCCAATGCGCTAGCGGTTATCGGTGAAACGGCGGAGGTCGACGGATATACAGACGATTACAAACGATGGGATCTGACGCTGCAGTACAAACTCCCATGGCATTCATCTGTCATGTTGTCCATCAACAATTTGACGAACCTTCCCGACCGATCATATACGTCGGCGATGCGGTATCCGACAGAGGAGAAGTACTTCGGCTGGACCGCTGAACTTGGAATTCGATTTGAACTCTAG